The Cupriavidus necator N-1 DNA window TGGATGTTGGACTCGACCATCTTGATATTGCCCACATTCAGTTCCTTGCCGGTGGCGGGCATGATCTGCATGATGCCGACGGCGCCCACGCGGCTGCGCGCCTGCTGGTTGAGCTGCGACTCCTGGAAGCCCTGTGCCGCCAGCATCAGCGGGTCGAAGCCATAGTCCTTGCCGTACTTCTCGAAGAAGGCAACGGTCTGCTGGAAGCGCTTGTATTCGGCGTCCTCGGTGTTGTTCTTGATCTGCTTGACCCGGCGCATGGATTGCTTGATCAGGTATTCCGCCACGCCCTGCTTCTTGACGTGGTTGATATAGAAATCGTCGATTGCCTGCCGCAACTGCGGGCTGTTCTTGCGGAAGGCCCAGCCGATATAGCCGCCTTCGCGCACCGCCAGGTCCTGCCGCACCTTGATGTCAGGCAGGATCTGCGCCCACATCGCCGCCTTCCAGTCATCGACCACCACGATCGCCAGCAGGCCCGCATTGACCATCTCGAGCACGTCTTCGTCTTCGAGGGCATCGGGCAGCAGCACCAGGTGCATCGGCGCCTTGCCGGACTGGCGCAGGCGCTCGTTCAGCGCGGTCAGGCTTTCGTAGTAGCTGCTTGCGCGGCGCACGTGGACGGTCTTGCCTGCCAGGTCGTCCAGGCTCTTCAGCGCCGGCGACTTGGGGCCGGTCACGATCAGCTCGCGCACTGGCTTGCGGTCGCGCGGCGCGGCAAAGTCGACCATCTTCAGCCGTGCCTCGGTCTCGGTCAGGTTGCCGGCGGCGATATCGCCCAGGCCCGCCGCCAGGTCGGGCAGCAGGCGGTCGCGCGTGGTGGGGATGATGATGATGGTGAGCGGGCGCTTGCCAAGTCGACTGGTGTAGGTCTTGTTCAGGTAGCGCTCGAATTCCCGCACCAGTTCCGCGGTAATTCCGCGCTCGTGGCCCTTGTCGCTGAAGTAGAGGGTGCGGCTGTAAGGCACCAGCACGCGGATGACGCGACTGTTGACCATCACGTCGAAGTCGCCGGTGCGCGGCTTGTTGGCCAGGTTCAGCCCGCGCGGCTTCGCGGGCGCTGCCGTGCCGGCCGCGGCTTTCGCAGCCGGCGCCGCCGCGGGTGCCGACGCCGGCGCCGGCTTCTGCTGTGCTACGGCAAACGTGCTGCCCAGGCTGAACGCGGCCATCAGGCCTGACAGGAGCAGGCCTGTAAACCAGTGGTGCGGACGGAGAGCGGGCATGGCGCAGATGGCAAGCCGGGCGAAAAAGCGCGCGACTTGCTCTTATCGAGTCTAGGCGCGATCCGGCTTGTTACAAGCCGCCAACCCCCGATGTTCCCGCGGGCAAAAGGAGGGAAGACGACAGGCAAAAAAAATGAAGGTGGCCGGCTGATCCCGGCCACCTCGTTCTGCGCCGGCTGGCGCTATTGCTTAGGCGCGGCCATCTGGTCCTTGGCCACTGCGTCCGCAGCCTTGTTCTCGACCTTGCGCTCCTGCTTGGCAGCGCCGACGTCCTGCTTGTACTCGCCCTTGGCCGCCTTCTTCTTGGCCTTGTACTCGGCCGAGGCCTTCTGGCGTGCCTCTCGGCGCTCGACCAGTGGATCCTTGGGTGGTTGAACCTGGGTCATGCCAGGCGATGCGCTTTGGGAGCCTGCCGCGGCGGCAGGGACGGCTGGGGTTGCCGGGGTGGCCGGCATGCCCTCGGCGGCCGGAGTTGCCGGCGTGGCCGGGCTGGCCGGTGTCTGGGCAATCGCCGTGGCGCAAGTGAGGCCTGCCAGTCCTGCGGCAATCGCGCCGACGATCTTGGGAAGGCGAGCGGGCTGTTTCAGATCCATGGAGAACCTCCGGAGTCGTTGTCCGAGACGCCGGCGACGGATGCGCCGGCGCGGCGTAGGCCGCACATCCCTGCCGAAACGGGAATGCAACGGTGCCCTCAGTCTAGGCAGCGAGGCGGTGTTGCGCTGTCGGGCAAGCGCCGAAGCGGGGGCGGAATACTCCTACAAGCGCGCAGTGACGAAGATGTTGCGCACTTGCGACAGCGGAGCCAACGCCGCACGCCATCCGTCGCCACGGTTCGCGCTCGGCGATGTCGCCTTGCGCCAGTACGATGGCTGGCCCAGCGCCATCGCGCTTCAGGTGGGCGTAGCGGTCTGGTTTGCAAGGTAGTGGTCGACCGCAAGATCCATGCTTTGGAACAAGCGCTCGCGCCCGAGTGTGTCCCCAAGGGACGACCGCCGAACCATCTCCAGCACATTGGGATTCAGTTCCACCAGCCAGAGCATCACGCCGCCTTCGCGCATCTTCTTTTCGGCTTCCGTTAGCATCCGCAGCGCCGTGTACTCGAGGTCAAAGACGCCGACAAGGTCGAGCACCACCACCCGGGGATTCGCTGCAGCAATGATGGGCCGCATCTTGTGCCCGATGTGTCTCGCATTGGCGAAGTAAACGCGGCCCTCCGGCCTCAGCATCACCATGCCGGGATAGGTCACGTCGGCGGGATGCTCGGCGGACTGCGGCCGGAATACATTGGTGCCGGGCTTGCGTGCCAGGACATAGACTGGCGGATCGGAAGTCTGGTAGGCCAGCGCCAGCAGCGAAACAATGATGGCGGCGGCAATGCCGTTCAACGTCCCTAGCAGCACGACGCCGGCACAGGCTACCACTGCCCAGAGGAACTCCGTGCGCCGGATGCCAAGGATGGCGCGAAACTCCGCCGGCTGGATCAGTCCCACCGAATAGGCGATGACCACTGCCGCCAGCGCGGCCTCCGGCATCAGGCCGATCAGCGGTGCCAGCACCAGCATCGCGCCCAGCGCGACGGCCGCGGTGATCAGTCCCGCCAGCTGCGATCTGGCGCCGCAGCGGCGGTTCACCGCGGTCTGCGTGGTTCCGCCGCCGGCAGCCATCGCGCCGAGGAATGCGCCACCCAGGCAGGCGAACCCCGTGGCCAGCAGCTCGCGGTTCGGGTCCGGCGCGGGTTCGCCGCTCTGCACGAAGGCGCGTCCGGCTGCGATGGTTTCCGTAAAGCTCATCAGGGCAATGCCCATGGCCGGCACCAGGAGCTGCATAATCAGATCGGGATCCGGCAGCGTGAGGGGCGGCAGGCCAGTCGGGACATGGCCAACGGTTTCAACGCCATGGGACTGCAACCCGAGCAGGCCGACTGCCGCAATCCCGATCCCCACCGCGATCAGCGGTGCCGGCGCGCGCGGCACCAGGCGTTCCATGCCGATCAGCAGCGCCAGGACCGTGACCCCAACGGCCATGGTTGCCAGCGAAGCGTGGGGAACGCCCTGGACCATGGCTGCGAGGTTGTGGAAAAACGCGCCCTTCTGGAAATGGATGCCGAGCAGCTTCGGAAGCTGGTCCACCACGATCACCAGCCCGATCCCGGCCTTGAAGCCGACCAGGACGGGCTCGGAGATGAAATCGGCAACAAAGCCCAGGCGCAGCAAGCGCGCGGCGACCAGGATGATGCCCACGAGGCAGGTGAGCGTGGCCGAAGCCGTCAGCAAGCTCGCGGTACCGCCTGCCGTCGTCGTATCGCTAAGCGCGGCTGCTGCCAGGATCGCCAGCGTGGTCGTGGTGCTGACGCTGAGCGGGCGCGAGGTTCCCAGCATGGCGTAGATCAGCATCGGCGCGAATACCGTATAGAGTCCGACCTCGACCGGCAGGCCCGCGATGGTGGCGTAGGCGAGAGCCTTTGGGATGACGACTGCCGCAACGGTCAGCCCGGCCATGACATCGGGCTTCAGCCAGTCGCGGTGGTAGTGACGCAGCCACTCGGGCCACGGCAATGCAAGCACGCCGGCCGAGTTGCGCAAGGTGCGGCAGGGATCGCCACCGGCGCGGTTGCGGCGACGGGAGTGGGATTCCACGTTCATGGAGGGTGATCCGGGCGGCGGGCTTGATGTTTGTCGTTGTCGTGCGGCGACCCATGTACAGTTTGGTCGAAATTACACGGAGCGGCAAATGCACATTAAGTGGCTAAAGCTCCTCTTTCAGGAGTTCTCCAAGGCCATATCCCACGAGAATTTCACGTCCGAGGGAAAACCCGTATTAAGTCCCTGTCTTGAAATGACCATACCCCGTCCCTATAATTAGCACTCGCCGGGGGTGAGTGCTAACAGCATGAAAGCGCCCCTTGCGGCACCTGAACATTTCAGACGGCCGTCGCCTCGGTAGCCGGCCGATTTGTGATTAAAAACTCACTTTGCATCTAGGAGTCCGTATGAATCTGCGTCCTTTGCACGACCGCGTGATCGTGAAGCGTCTGGACAACGAAACCAAGACCGCGTCCGGTATCGTGATTCCCGACAACGCTGCCGAGAAGCCCGATCAAGGCGAAGTACTGGCAATCGGTCCTGGCAAGAAGGATGACAAGGGCAACAACATCGCCCTCGACGTCAAGGTCGGCGACCGCGTGCTGTTCGGCAAGTACGCCGGCCAGGCAGTGAAGGTGGAAGGCCAGGAACTGCTGGTCATGCGCGAAGAAGACATCATGGCCGTGGTGAACAAGTAATTCACCGACTGACCGCCACCCGTACAGATTTCAGGAGATTCAAGAATGGCAGCTAAAGACGTAGTGTTCGGCGACGCCGCACGTGCCAAGATGGTCGAAGGCGTGAACATCCTCGCCAACGCAGTCAAGGTGACCCTGGGCCCGAAGGGCCGCAATGTGGTGCTGGAGCGCAGCTTCGGCGGCCCGACCGTGACCAAGGACGGCGTGTCCGTGGCCAAGGAAATCGAGCTGAAGGACAAGCTGCAGAACATGGGCGCCCAGATGGTCAAGGAAGTCGCTTCCAAGACCAGCGACAACGCCGGTGACGGTACCACCACCGCAACCGTGCTGGCCCAGTCGATCGTGCGCGAAGGCATGAAGTTCGTTGCCGCCGGCATGAACCCGATGGACCTGAAGCGCGGCATCGACAAGGCTGTTGCCGCCGCCGTGGAAGAGCTGAAGAAGGTCAGCAAGCCCACCACCACCAGCAAGGAAATCGCCCAGGTTGGCGCGATCTCGGCCAACAGCGACACCTCGATCGGTGAGCGCATTGCCGAAGCCATGGACAAGGTCGGCAAGGAAGGCGTGATCACGGTTGAAGACGGCAAGTCGCTGGCCGACGAGCTGGAAGTCGTGGAAGGCATGCAGTTCGACCGCGGCTACCTGTCGCCGTACTTCATCAACAACCCGGAAAAGCAGGTTGTCCAGCTGGACAACCCGTTCGTGCTGCTGTTCGACAAGAAGGTCTCGAACATCCGCGACCTGCTGCCGGTGCTGGAGCAAGTGGCCAAGGCCGGCCGCCCGCTGCTGATCATCGCTGAAGACGTCGAGGGCGAAGCCCTGGCGACCCTGGTGGTGAACAACATCCGTGGCATCCTGAAGACCGCCGCCGTCAAGGCCCCGGGCTTCGGCGACCGCCGCAAGGCCATGCTGGAAGACATCGCCATCCTGACCGGCGGCACCGTCATCGCTGAAGAAATCGGCCTGACGCTGGAAAAGGCTGGCCTGAACGACCTGGGCCAGGCCAAGCGCATCGAGATCGGCAAGGAAAACACCATCATCATCGACGGCGCCGGCGACGCAGGTGCGATCGAAGGCCGCGTCAAGCAAATCCGCGCCCAGATCGAAGAAGCGACCTCGGACTACGACCGTGAGAAGCTGCAAGAGCGCGTGGCCAAGCTGGCCGGCGGTGTTGCCGTGATCAAGGTTGGCGCTGCCACCGAAGTCGAAATGAAGGAAAAGAAGGCCCGCGTGGAAGACGCCCTGCACGCCACCCGCGCTGCGGTGGAAGAAGGCATCGTCCCCGGCGGTGGTGTGGCCCTGCTGCGTGCCCGCGCTGCGATCTCGGCACTGACCGGCGAAAACGCCGACCAGAACGCCGGTATCAAGATCGTGCTGCGTGCCATGGAAGAGCCGCTGCGCCAGATCGTGCTGAACGCCGGTGAAGAAGCTTCGGTGGTCGTTGCCAAGGTTATCGAAGGCAAGGGCAACTACGGCTACAACGCGGCTTCGGGCGAGTACGGCGACCTGGTGGAAATGGGCGTGCTGGACCCGACCAAGGTCACCCGCACCGCACTGCAGAACGCCGCTTCGGTGGCTTCGCTGATGCTGACCACGGACTGCGCAGTTGCCGAATCGCCGAAGGAAGAGTCGGCTCCGGCAATGCCGGGCGGCATGGGCGGCATGGGCGGCATGGAAGGCATGATGTAAATCATTGCCGACCGACTGCCCTCACGGGCAGGCTGTCTTGAAAAACCCCCGCGGGCGCGAGCCCGCGGGGGTTTTTCTTTGGGGCGCCGCAGCGGTCTCGCGCTCGAGCCGCCAGGTCAGACCTCGACCACGCAGCACCAGTCGAAGCGCTTGTTTTCCAGCTCGCCGGTGCGGCGGCTGACGTAGCCGCGGGGGTTGCAGACCACGCGCGAATCGTCGATGCAGTAGTCGAAGCTGGTGTGGGTATGTCCGTGGATCCACAGGTCCGCCTTTGCTACCAGGTCGGGCCGGCGCGACAGGAAGCCGCCGGAGACCAGGTCGTGCGAGTAGCGCGGGTCCAGGCTGCCCAGGTCAGGGCCGTGGTGCGTAACCACCACGGTCTTGCCATCGTAGGGCAGCGCCAGCTGCGCCGCCAGCCAGGCCGACGCGGCCTGGTGGCGCGCCAGCGCGTCCTGGGGTGTGAAATGGCGCGCACGGCCGTCGTCGCCGTGGAGTTCGATCAGCCGGTGGTCCAGCATCACCGCCGCGCAAGCCTGCATCGCGTCATCGCGCCGGTCAGTCCCGAACAGGGTGTAGTCAGTCCACCAGGTGGTGCCGATGATGCGTACCCGTCCGTGGGCGCCGTTGAATTCGGCCACTGTGCCATTGAGCACCTGTATGCCTGGGTGCGCCTCGGTGGCTTCGGCCATCAGGCGATCCACGGTATCGAAGTTGCTTTCGTAGTATTCGTGATTGCCGGGCACGTAGACCACCGGCTGGCTGAAGGTGCGCGCGGCCCAGTCGATGCCGTCGCGCCCGTTGGCGATGTCGCCGGCCAGCACCACGACGTCGGCATCGCAGGCGGGCACGGCCTGCGGCATGTTGTGCTCGATGTGGAGGTCGCTCAGGATGCGTAGCTTCATGGAGACTCCGGAGGCGCATGGGGCTCGCTGCATGGGCCGCTACGGCGGCGGGCGGTTGCCTGCATTCTTAAGAAGCCAGCCCGTCTGGTCAAGTCCCGCGGATCCCGCCGAAAAGCAAAAAAGCCCGGAACCAGGTCCGGGCAAGTGACTGTCTAGCCGGCATTGCACCGGGAGACAGCCGGGGGAAACGATCGCGGTTTCCCGGAAGTATTACCCTCCTTGTCCGGCCATGGTCGGCAGGAGAACGCGATAGATCTGGATAAAGGCTGGCCCGAGCAGCACCAGCAGCAGCGACGGGAAGATGGTGAAGATCAGCGGGAACAGCAGCTTGAGCGCGATCTTGGCGGCTTGCTCCTCGGCCCGCATGCGGCGCTTGGTGCGCAGCATGTCGGACAACACGCGCAGGGACTCGCCCAGGCTGGTGCCGAAGCGGTCGGCCTGGATCAGCATGGAGGCGAACTTGTCCACGTCGTCCACGCCGGTGCGC harbors:
- the groL gene encoding chaperonin GroEL (60 kDa chaperone family; promotes refolding of misfolded polypeptides especially under stressful conditions; forms two stacked rings of heptamers to form a barrel-shaped 14mer; ends can be capped by GroES; misfolded proteins enter the barrel where they are refolded when GroES binds); amino-acid sequence: MAAKDVVFGDAARAKMVEGVNILANAVKVTLGPKGRNVVLERSFGGPTVTKDGVSVAKEIELKDKLQNMGAQMVKEVASKTSDNAGDGTTTATVLAQSIVREGMKFVAAGMNPMDLKRGIDKAVAAAVEELKKVSKPTTTSKEIAQVGAISANSDTSIGERIAEAMDKVGKEGVITVEDGKSLADELEVVEGMQFDRGYLSPYFINNPEKQVVQLDNPFVLLFDKKVSNIRDLLPVLEQVAKAGRPLLIIAEDVEGEALATLVVNNIRGILKTAAVKAPGFGDRRKAMLEDIAILTGGTVIAEEIGLTLEKAGLNDLGQAKRIEIGKENTIIIDGAGDAGAIEGRVKQIRAQIEEATSDYDREKLQERVAKLAGGVAVIKVGAATEVEMKEKKARVEDALHATRAAVEEGIVPGGGVALLRARAAISALTGENADQNAGIKIVLRAMEEPLRQIVLNAGEEASVVVAKVIEGKGNYGYNAASGEYGDLVEMGVLDPTKVTRTALQNAASVASLMLTTDCAVAESPKEESAPAMPGGMGGMGGMEGMM
- a CDS encoding SulP family inorganic anion transporter: MNVESHSRRRNRAGGDPCRTLRNSAGVLALPWPEWLRHYHRDWLKPDVMAGLTVAAVVIPKALAYATIAGLPVEVGLYTVFAPMLIYAMLGTSRPLSVSTTTTLAILAAAALSDTTTAGGTASLLTASATLTCLVGIILVAARLLRLGFVADFISEPVLVGFKAGIGLVIVVDQLPKLLGIHFQKGAFFHNLAAMVQGVPHASLATMAVGVTVLALLIGMERLVPRAPAPLIAVGIGIAAVGLLGLQSHGVETVGHVPTGLPPLTLPDPDLIMQLLVPAMGIALMSFTETIAAGRAFVQSGEPAPDPNRELLATGFACLGGAFLGAMAAGGGTTQTAVNRRCGARSQLAGLITAAVALGAMLVLAPLIGLMPEAALAAVVIAYSVGLIQPAEFRAILGIRRTEFLWAVVACAGVVLLGTLNGIAAAIIVSLLALAYQTSDPPVYVLARKPGTNVFRPQSAEHPADVTYPGMVMLRPEGRVYFANARHIGHKMRPIIAAANPRVVVLDLVGVFDLEYTALRMLTEAEKKMREGGVMLWLVELNPNVLEMVRRSSLGDTLGRERLFQSMDLAVDHYLANQTATPT
- the groES gene encoding co-chaperone GroES, which codes for MNLRPLHDRVIVKRLDNETKTASGIVIPDNAAEKPDQGEVLAIGPGKKDDKGNNIALDVKVGDRVLFGKYAGQAVKVEGQELLVMREEDIMAVVNK
- a CDS encoding metallophosphoesterase — translated: MKLRILSDLHIEHNMPQAVPACDADVVVLAGDIANGRDGIDWAARTFSQPVVYVPGNHEYYESNFDTVDRLMAEATEAHPGIQVLNGTVAEFNGAHGRVRIIGTTWWTDYTLFGTDRRDDAMQACAAVMLDHRLIELHGDDGRARHFTPQDALARHQAASAWLAAQLALPYDGKTVVVTHHGPDLGSLDPRYSHDLVSGGFLSRRPDLVAKADLWIHGHTHTSFDYCIDDSRVVCNPRGYVSRRTGELENKRFDWCCVVEV
- a CDS encoding MltF family protein; the protein is MPALRPHHWFTGLLLSGLMAAFSLGSTFAVAQQKPAPASAPAAAPAAKAAAGTAAPAKPRGLNLANKPRTGDFDVMVNSRVIRVLVPYSRTLYFSDKGHERGITAELVREFERYLNKTYTSRLGKRPLTIIIIPTTRDRLLPDLAAGLGDIAAGNLTETEARLKMVDFAAPRDRKPVRELIVTGPKSPALKSLDDLAGKTVHVRRASSYYESLTALNERLRQSGKAPMHLVLLPDALEDEDVLEMVNAGLLAIVVVDDWKAAMWAQILPDIKVRQDLAVREGGYIGWAFRKNSPQLRQAIDDFYINHVKKQGVAEYLIKQSMRRVKQIKNNTEDAEYKRFQQTVAFFEKYGKDYGFDPLMLAAQGFQESQLNQQARSRVGAVGIMQIMPATGKELNVGNIKMVESNIHAGAKYMDRLMTKYFPDAHFSESNRPLFAFASYNAGPGNIAKMRKEAAARGLDPDKWFNNVEIVVAEKIGIETTTYVRNIFKYYAAYRLMEDREAARERALKEVRK